A DNA window from Sphingopyxis macrogoltabida contains the following coding sequences:
- a CDS encoding sensor histidine kinase: MESARISSLGRDTRASRLIIILLTIGFAALLAAASTAFFVQRQNEADARMVAHTLAVEANLGAFASATERMETARRGLILTQNPAFSTIMDEAEDRSRAQLASLETLISDNPNQRGRAERLRGHLDAYGRHYRATLGLRGTDRAALIADFTNDKGVLEVRAARALVETMLASELALLKNREARQQRTQSLFTLTLIGTGILLVVVAAATLLLVRNNLVELRASRAELRRLNEGLEELVDARTGELKRANAEIQRFAYIVSHDLRSPLVNVMGFTAELETARKAISGYLEQGDAQGWQAPDAATRLAIEEDLPESIGFIRTSTQKMDRLINAILNLSRQGRRMLAPETLALGDLVRAIVGSLQHRIDETGTTVEVSDLPTVINDRVAVEQILSNLVENALKYLQPGRAGIIRVDGGTDLGRAWVSVADNGRGIEPRDHERVFDLFRRSGVQDQQGEGIGLAHARALAYRLGGNIEIQSELGAGSTFRLILPLVWQNGEEDA; the protein is encoded by the coding sequence ATGGAATCGGCCAGGATCTCGTCGCTGGGCCGCGACACGCGGGCGAGCCGCCTGATCATCATTCTCCTCACCATTGGATTTGCCGCGCTCCTCGCTGCGGCATCGACAGCATTTTTTGTGCAGCGCCAAAATGAGGCCGACGCGCGCATGGTCGCACACACGCTCGCGGTGGAGGCCAATCTCGGCGCCTTTGCCAGCGCGACAGAACGGATGGAGACCGCGCGCCGCGGACTGATCCTTACGCAGAACCCGGCGTTCTCGACGATCATGGACGAGGCCGAGGACCGGTCGCGCGCCCAGCTTGCATCGCTCGAGACGCTGATCAGCGACAATCCGAACCAGCGCGGCCGCGCCGAAAGGCTTCGCGGGCATCTCGATGCTTATGGCCGTCATTACCGGGCGACGCTCGGCCTGCGCGGCACGGACCGCGCAGCGCTGATCGCAGACTTCACGAACGACAAGGGGGTGCTCGAAGTGCGGGCCGCGCGCGCGCTCGTCGAGACGATGCTCGCGAGCGAGCTCGCCCTGCTCAAGAATCGTGAAGCGCGGCAGCAACGCACCCAGTCGCTGTTCACCCTGACGCTGATCGGAACCGGCATTCTCCTTGTGGTCGTGGCCGCCGCGACGCTGCTCCTCGTCCGCAACAATCTTGTCGAACTCCGCGCCTCGCGGGCGGAACTGCGCCGTCTCAACGAAGGGCTTGAGGAGCTGGTCGATGCACGCACGGGCGAACTCAAGCGCGCCAATGCCGAGATCCAGCGCTTCGCCTATATCGTGTCGCACGATCTCCGCTCGCCGCTCGTCAATGTGATGGGCTTCACCGCCGAACTCGAGACCGCGCGCAAGGCGATCTCGGGCTATCTCGAGCAGGGGGATGCGCAGGGCTGGCAGGCGCCCGATGCCGCGACCCGGCTCGCGATCGAGGAAGATCTGCCGGAATCGATCGGCTTCATCCGCACGTCGACGCAGAAGATGGACCGGCTGATCAACGCGATCCTCAATCTCTCGCGCCAAGGCCGCCGCATGCTCGCACCCGAGACGCTTGCGCTCGGCGACCTCGTGCGCGCGATAGTTGGCAGCCTCCAACACCGCATCGACGAGACCGGTACCACGGTTGAAGTGTCGGACCTGCCGACCGTGATCAACGACCGGGTCGCGGTCGAGCAGATCCTCTCGAACCTCGTAGAGAATGCCCTCAAATATTTGCAGCCGGGGCGGGCCGGCATCATCCGGGTCGACGGCGGAACGGATCTCGGACGCGCATGGGTCTCGGTCGCCGACAATGGCCGGGGCATCGAGCCCCGCGATCATGAGCGCGTATTCGACCTCTTCCGGAGGTCCGGTGTGCAGGACCAGCAAGGCGAGGGGATCGGCCTTGCCCACGCCCGCGCGCTTGCCTATCGCCTCGGCGGTAATATCGAAATCCAGTCCGAACTCGGTGCGGGTTCCACCTTTCGGCTGATCCTGCCCCTCGTGTGGCAAAACGGAGAAGAAGATGCCTGA
- a CDS encoding response regulator, whose translation MSRRILIVEDDPLVAMMLEDALGALGHDIVGDAGDIATALGHIAAGGFDAAIVDVYLETGLPCDAVAEALAARSIPFLVATGGFVGQPGPCWNDRPILAKPFTLDSLEAALSGLAQT comes from the coding sequence ATGTCCAGGAGGATATTGATCGTCGAAGACGATCCGCTTGTCGCCATGATGCTGGAGGATGCGCTGGGCGCGCTGGGGCACGACATCGTCGGGGACGCTGGCGATATCGCCACGGCGCTCGGGCATATCGCGGCAGGCGGGTTCGATGCAGCGATCGTTGATGTGTATCTTGAAACGGGCTTGCCGTGCGATGCGGTCGCAGAGGCTCTTGCGGCGCGATCGATCCCTTTTCTCGTTGCGACCGGCGGTTTCGTCGGTCAGCCCGGACCGTGCTGGAACGACCGGCCGATCCTCGCGAAACCCTTCACCCTCGACAGCCTCGAAGCCGCGCTATCCGGCCTCGCGCAAACGTAG
- a CDS encoding hypervirulence associated TUDOR domain-containing protein, giving the protein MKDEPEKGDVVTWKSHGGRAEGKVVKKVTKAMDIKGHHVAASPENPEYLVETAEGKRAAHKAGASKRKEPR; this is encoded by the coding sequence ATGAAAGACGAACCCGAGAAAGGCGACGTGGTGACCTGGAAGAGCCACGGCGGACGCGCCGAGGGCAAGGTCGTGAAAAAAGTGACGAAAGCGATGGACATCAAGGGCCATCATGTCGCGGCATCGCCAGAAAACCCCGAATATCTGGTCGAAACGGCCGAAGGCAAGCGAGCGGCCCACAAGGCCGGCGCCTCGAAACGAAAAGAGCCGCGTTAA
- a CDS encoding CinA family protein, whose protein sequence is MSAATLIERRTRKLARHLAGKTLRFVTAESCTGGQLAAIFAADAALGAHLERGFVAYSIDAKCEMLGVFRKDAERGGAVNPEVAAAMATGALGKSCADIAVSMTGFCGPREGREEVGLVYIGVASADAVHVEDFHFGDIGRRNVLDQAVAAALQIMIDAAS, encoded by the coding sequence GTGAGCGCGGCTACGCTGATCGAACGGCGCACGCGCAAGCTGGCCCGGCATCTCGCCGGGAAGACGCTGCGGTTCGTGACAGCCGAAAGCTGCACAGGCGGTCAGCTGGCAGCCATCTTCGCCGCCGATGCCGCGCTCGGAGCCCATCTCGAGCGCGGCTTCGTCGCTTATTCGATCGACGCCAAATGCGAGATGCTCGGTGTCTTTCGGAAAGACGCCGAACGGGGCGGCGCCGTCAATCCCGAAGTCGCGGCCGCGATGGCGACGGGCGCCCTCGGCAAGAGCTGCGCCGATATTGCCGTTTCGATGACGGGATTTTGTGGGCCTCGCGAAGGTCGTGAGGAAGTCGGTCTGGTCTACATCGGTGTGGCCAGTGCCGACGCCGTACACGTCGAGGATTTTCACTTCGGCGATATCGGCCGCCGCAATGTTCTCGATCAGGCGGTCGCCGCAGCACTCCAGATCATGATCGATGCGGCCTCGTGA
- a CDS encoding hemerythrin domain-containing protein, which translates to MKPTEIDTDATHILAADHRAVEALFEEFEKASGSDSKAKIADRICTELKIHAQIEEEVFYPALKGKIDDDLLKEAYVEHDGAKILINDIVASGPADEFFEAKVTVLSEEIKHHVKEEEKQHDNMFQQARAADVDLDALGERMLARKEELKRQAETAGLPPAELATM; encoded by the coding sequence ATGAAACCGACCGAAATCGACACCGACGCCACCCATATCCTCGCGGCCGACCACCGTGCGGTCGAAGCCCTGTTCGAGGAATTCGAGAAGGCCAGCGGGAGCGACAGCAAGGCGAAGATCGCCGACCGGATCTGCACCGAACTCAAGATTCACGCGCAGATCGAGGAAGAAGTCTTCTATCCGGCGCTCAAAGGAAAGATCGACGACGACCTGCTGAAGGAGGCCTATGTCGAGCATGACGGCGCCAAGATCCTGATCAACGACATCGTCGCCTCCGGACCCGCCGACGAATTTTTCGAGGCAAAGGTCACGGTGCTGTCCGAAGAGATCAAGCACCATGTGAAGGAAGAGGAAAAGCAGCACGACAATATGTTCCAGCAGGCGCGTGCCGCCGATGTCGACCTCGACGCGCTAGGCGAGAGGATGCTCGCGCGGAAGGAAGAGCTGAAGCGCCAGGCCGAGACCGCAGGGCTGCCGCCTGCCGAACTCGCCACCATGTAA
- a CDS encoding DUF421 domain-containing protein: protein MDIVLRASVMFFLLYALLRLMGKRELGQMTPFELVLLVVMGDLIQQGVTHNDFSLTGALLAIVTFAFWALTLSWTTYLFPRLKNLLEGHPRVVVKQGEIIRDNLHRDRLTTDEIESEMRLAGIAHLSDVEWAILEPQGKISFIKRSDGTARQRDAEDGAV from the coding sequence ATGGATATCGTCCTTCGCGCGAGCGTGATGTTTTTCCTGCTCTATGCGCTGCTCCGTCTCATGGGGAAACGCGAACTGGGACAGATGACGCCATTCGAACTGGTTCTGCTCGTCGTCATGGGCGACCTCATCCAGCAAGGCGTCACCCATAATGATTTCAGCCTGACCGGCGCGTTGCTCGCCATCGTGACCTTCGCCTTCTGGGCGCTCACGCTGAGCTGGACGACCTATCTCTTTCCGCGGCTCAAGAACCTGCTCGAAGGCCACCCGCGCGTCGTGGTGAAGCAGGGCGAAATCATCCGGGACAATCTTCACCGCGACCGTCTCACCACCGATGAAATCGAGTCAGAGATGCGGCTTGCAGGTATCGCCCACCTCTCCGACGTCGAATGGGCGATCCTCGAACCGCAAGGCAAGATCAGCTTCATCAAGCGCTCGGACGGCACAGCCCGACAGCGCGATGCCGAGGATGGCGCGGTGTGA
- a CDS encoding DUF3606 domain-containing protein: protein MPHQQFECGRIDRSAPDAMLAWARILGVSQSEILIAVAAVGDRADAVRTYLARPWPEPLA, encoded by the coding sequence ATGCCTCACCAACAGTTCGAATGTGGCCGCATCGATCGAAGCGCGCCCGACGCGATGCTCGCCTGGGCGCGCATATTGGGCGTGAGTCAGTCCGAGATATTGATCGCGGTCGCGGCAGTCGGCGATCGCGCCGATGCGGTTCGTACCTATCTCGCGCGGCCGTGGCCGGAGCCCCTCGCTTGA
- a CDS encoding FAD/NAD(P)-binding protein yields MTPRIAFVGAGPTTLYTLHALLAHSPPPFCLAVYEAQASAGRGTPYRPGWNDPAMLANIASIEIPPLAETLCDWLIRQPPERLADLGIDPHAIGERTFYPRVALGEYFRDQFEAVIDLARARGIEVELRTRCRVEDAVSTSGAMLLKIRTRSGELADEAFDHVVLATGHQWPAEPEVRPGYFLSPWPASTLAAVPPCDIGIRGSSLTAIDACIALAGTHGSFDEADDGETHYRPAPATDAFHMTMMSRKGLLPEADFYAPLPYEPLAICTEEAITRLVASRDDQLLDAAFELFKAELAAADLPYAAGIGLKNLDLEGFCEAYFARRAATDPFEWAEANLAEAKRDYAARHTVAWRYAILRMHETLALLAPHLEAADYRRFVRHFKPVFVDDYATVPHKSIRRLLALHRAGKLDVMAIGDDYRIDTSGEEAGATLVLDGEHRHFPVFIEAMGQRPLGAAAFPFPSLRRQGIVRDAEPGAGKAEARGIAIDEAFHPLADDIPEARLFCLSLPFLLGRHPFIQGITSSHEMGLVVGEQLAAAIGGASAEEKAA; encoded by the coding sequence ATGACACCCCGCATAGCCTTTGTCGGTGCCGGCCCGACCACTCTCTACACCTTGCATGCGCTTCTCGCCCACAGCCCTCCGCCCTTCTGTCTTGCCGTGTATGAAGCGCAGGCGAGCGCGGGCCGCGGAACGCCCTATCGGCCGGGCTGGAACGACCCCGCCATGCTCGCGAACATCGCCAGCATCGAAATCCCGCCGCTTGCCGAGACGCTGTGCGACTGGCTGATACGCCAGCCGCCGGAACGCCTCGCCGATCTCGGCATTGATCCTCATGCGATCGGCGAACGTACCTTCTATCCGCGCGTCGCGCTCGGCGAATATTTCCGCGACCAGTTCGAAGCCGTTATCGACCTGGCACGCGCGCGCGGGATCGAGGTCGAGCTGCGTACGCGCTGCCGCGTCGAGGACGCCGTCAGCACATCTGGCGCGATGCTACTCAAGATCCGCACGCGATCAGGCGAACTCGCCGACGAGGCTTTCGACCATGTCGTCCTCGCGACGGGCCACCAATGGCCCGCCGAGCCCGAGGTTCGCCCGGGTTATTTCCTCAGCCCCTGGCCCGCCTCGACTCTGGCCGCGGTGCCGCCCTGCGACATCGGCATTCGCGGCAGCTCGCTCACGGCCATCGACGCCTGTATCGCGCTCGCCGGCACCCATGGCTCGTTCGACGAGGCCGATGACGGCGAGACGCATTATCGTCCGGCACCCGCCACCGACGCGTTCCACATGACGATGATGTCGAGGAAGGGTCTGCTCCCCGAAGCCGATTTTTATGCGCCGCTGCCCTACGAGCCGCTCGCAATCTGTACCGAGGAGGCAATCACGCGTCTTGTCGCGAGCCGAGACGACCAGCTTCTCGATGCTGCCTTCGAACTGTTCAAGGCGGAGCTTGCAGCCGCCGATCTCCCTTATGCCGCGGGCATCGGCCTCAAGAATCTCGACCTCGAGGGCTTCTGCGAGGCCTATTTCGCGCGGCGCGCGGCGACCGACCCGTTCGAGTGGGCCGAGGCCAACCTTGCCGAAGCGAAGCGCGATTATGCCGCGAGGCACACCGTCGCTTGGCGCTACGCAATCCTGCGCATGCACGAAACTCTGGCGCTTCTCGCGCCGCATCTCGAAGCCGCCGACTACCGCCGCTTCGTCCGCCATTTCAAGCCGGTCTTCGTCGACGACTATGCCACCGTTCCGCACAAATCGATCCGGCGATTGCTTGCCCTCCACCGCGCCGGGAAGCTCGATGTCATGGCGATCGGCGACGACTACCGCATCGACACGAGCGGCGAGGAGGCAGGCGCGACGCTGGTCCTGGACGGCGAGCACCGGCACTTCCCGGTTTTCATCGAGGCGATGGGTCAGCGCCCGCTCGGCGCCGCAGCTTTCCCTTTCCCCTCGCTGCGCCGACAGGGGATCGTGCGCGATGCTGAACCTGGCGCCGGCAAGGCGGAGGCGCGAGGTATCGCGATCGACGAAGCGTTCCACCCGCTTGCGGACGATATCCCGGAAGCCCGCCTCTTCTGCCTCAGCTTGCCCTTCCTTCTCGGCCGCCACCCTTTCATACAGGGAATCACGAGCTCGCACGAAATGGGTCTGGTCGTCGGCGAACAGCTTGCCGCGGCGATTGGTGGAGCCAGCGCCGAAGAGAAAGCGGCATGA
- a CDS encoding DUF1543 domain-containing protein has translation MKLFAIYIGGEMAGANIELHDMRFVAAPTITDTYDALRRQWWGTPGSLHIDCWAEIDHAGGYDIVLKPEPFEGPERLYYVNLGGYVPGEFLERHRNLFIVGDTLARAKSRALASVRQ, from the coding sequence ATGAAGCTTTTCGCCATCTATATCGGCGGCGAGATGGCCGGCGCCAATATCGAGCTGCACGACATGCGCTTCGTCGCCGCGCCCACGATCACCGACACGTATGACGCGCTCCGCCGCCAATGGTGGGGCACGCCGGGCAGCCTCCATATCGACTGCTGGGCCGAGATCGATCACGCCGGTGGCTATGACATCGTCCTGAAGCCCGAGCCTTTCGAGGGTCCGGAACGGCTCTATTATGTCAATCTCGGCGGCTATGTGCCGGGCGAATTTCTCGAGCGCCACCGCAATCTTTTCATCGTCGGGGACACGCTCGCGCGAGCGAAGTCACGCGCACTCGCCTCGGTGCGGCAGTGA
- a CDS encoding pyridoxamine 5'-phosphate oxidase family protein, which produces MTMTIEQLSEKMKDIDFAMLATHTAGGAIGSRPMSNNREVDYDGDAWFFTDETALMVADIAANPNVNLSYQGKSGLLGMRPFFLAVEGHAALIRDKAQFAEHWTKGLERWWPDGIETPGIVLIKVSGTRAHYWDGEDEGELPL; this is translated from the coding sequence ATGACCATGACGATCGAACAGCTCTCCGAAAAAATGAAGGATATCGACTTCGCGATGCTCGCGACGCACACCGCGGGCGGCGCCATCGGGTCGCGGCCGATGAGCAACAATCGCGAGGTCGATTATGACGGCGATGCCTGGTTCTTTACCGACGAGACGGCGCTCATGGTCGCCGATATCGCCGCCAACCCGAACGTCAATCTGAGCTACCAGGGCAAGTCCGGGCTACTCGGCATGCGTCCCTTCTTTCTCGCGGTCGAGGGTCATGCCGCGCTGATCCGCGACAAGGCCCAGTTCGCCGAACATTGGACGAAGGGCCTCGAACGCTGGTGGCCGGACGGGATCGAGACGCCCGGAATCGTCCTCATCAAGGTGTCGGGCACCCGCGCGCATTATTGGGACGGCGAGGACGAGGGCGAATTGCCGCTGTGA
- a CDS encoding GFA family protein: MPNTSDSDPATPENFALEGGCACGAVRYRLEEKPYDTGWCHCRVCQHVSGSGGMVFTTVHLDRYHILAGEEHIGHFASTSFGTRSFCRMCGSPLTIHVRHQADEIDIAAGTLDDPEEIAPAFHLYTAEAPSWMPMVAFLPRYKALRPKTRGLDEGVTEAG, encoded by the coding sequence ATGCCGAATACGTCCGATAGCGACCCTGCAACCCCCGAAAACTTTGCTCTCGAAGGGGGCTGTGCTTGCGGGGCGGTTCGTTACCGCCTCGAAGAGAAGCCCTATGACACCGGATGGTGCCACTGCCGGGTCTGCCAGCATGTCTCGGGTTCGGGAGGCATGGTCTTCACGACGGTGCATCTGGACCGGTACCATATCCTCGCTGGCGAGGAGCATATCGGACACTTCGCATCGACGAGCTTCGGGACGCGCAGCTTCTGCCGGATGTGCGGCTCGCCGCTGACGATCCATGTGCGCCATCAGGCCGACGAGATCGATATCGCCGCGGGCACGCTCGACGATCCCGAAGAAATTGCGCCAGCCTTCCATCTCTATACGGCCGAGGCGCCGAGCTGGATGCCGATGGTGGCATTCCTTCCGCGCTACAAGGCCCTCCGACCGAAGACGCGCGGGCTCGACGAGGGCGTGACGGAGGCGGGCTGA
- a CDS encoding PRC-barrel domain-containing protein — MRILLLGACSALLLAACDSKQEAAEDRMERAAETSATVAGPVPAALGLSEAQLLDADIVGADGKDLGDVSQVLRGTDDKVDRLLVELDGIGPDRYVHVPVQGLKVVVRGDDTDLQTSMTKADLDALPEVKLPAP, encoded by the coding sequence ATGCGCATCCTTCTCCTAGGTGCCTGCTCCGCACTTCTTCTCGCAGCCTGCGACAGCAAGCAGGAAGCGGCCGAGGACAGGATGGAACGCGCGGCCGAGACCAGCGCCACTGTGGCCGGTCCGGTCCCCGCGGCGCTCGGTCTCAGCGAGGCACAGCTTCTCGACGCCGACATCGTCGGTGCGGACGGGAAGGATCTGGGCGACGTATCGCAGGTACTGCGCGGCACCGACGACAAGGTGGACCGTCTTCTCGTCGAGCTCGATGGCATCGGTCCGGACCGCTATGTTCATGTGCCGGTGCAAGGCCTCAAGGTGGTCGTGCGCGGCGACGACACCGATCTTCAGACGAGCATGACCAAGGCCGACCTCGACGCGCTGCCCGAGGTCAAGCTGCCGGCGCCTTGA
- a CDS encoding alpha/beta fold hydrolase produces the protein MTVEIFHRRIDVGGVGIFYREAGPPDAPVLLLPHGYPCSSFEFRNLLPRLGDRWRLLAPDYPGMGYSDTPEHFDYSFDGYAQLLDGFVRALGVENFAIYLHDFGSPIGVRLAIMKPERIVAQIIQNGDIPYEDALGDKYAEIEKSWSLPEPDMRAEIGKAISEEVFRDEFLNNVRPELAPRIPPDLWQLHWSLITPRRLEIAIDLIAGLKANRSWFGEHRRYLRDHRPPTLIVWGPQDFYMPEKSARAYLRDLPGAELHLLDGGHWLLETNLEEVVLLIRDFLDRTLS, from the coding sequence GTGACGGTAGAAATCTTCCACCGGCGCATCGATGTCGGCGGCGTCGGCATCTTCTACCGCGAGGCGGGCCCGCCCGACGCCCCGGTGCTATTGTTGCCGCATGGCTATCCCTGCTCGTCGTTCGAGTTTCGCAATCTCCTGCCGCGACTTGGCGATCGGTGGCGGCTGCTTGCACCCGACTATCCCGGCATGGGCTACAGCGATACGCCCGAGCATTTCGACTATAGCTTCGACGGCTATGCGCAGCTTCTCGACGGGTTCGTGCGCGCACTCGGCGTCGAGAATTTCGCCATCTATCTTCACGATTTCGGATCGCCAATCGGCGTGCGTCTCGCGATCATGAAGCCTGAGCGCATCGTCGCGCAGATCATCCAGAATGGCGATATTCCGTACGAGGATGCGCTGGGCGACAAATATGCCGAGATCGAGAAGAGCTGGTCGCTTCCCGAGCCCGACATGCGCGCCGAAATCGGCAAGGCAATCAGCGAAGAGGTTTTTCGCGACGAGTTTCTGAATAACGTACGGCCAGAGCTCGCCCCGCGCATTCCACCCGATCTCTGGCAACTTCACTGGTCGCTGATCACCCCGAGGCGCCTGGAGATCGCCATCGACCTCATCGCCGGCCTCAAGGCCAACCGGTCCTGGTTCGGCGAACATCGGCGCTATCTGCGCGACCACCGCCCGCCGACGCTCATCGTCTGGGGACCGCAGGATTTCTATATGCCCGAGAAGTCCGCGCGCGCCTATCTGCGCGACCTTCCGGGCGCCGAGCTGCATCTGCTCGACGGCGGCCATTGGCTGCTCGAGACCAATCTCGAAGAAGTTGTGCTGCTGATCCGGGACTTCCTGGACCGGACGCTGAGCTGA